Proteins encoded by one window of Sardina pilchardus chromosome 7, fSarPil1.1, whole genome shotgun sequence:
- the krt8 gene encoding keratin, type II cytoskeletal 8 codes for MSYNKTTYKVTSSSSGTAPRSFSSRSYAGPSQARQSYSVRSSYGAGGGMGMGMGMGGGMGGGGYISSSSSYGLGSSMGGMGMGMGMGMGGGAVAPITAVQVNKSLLAPLNLEIDPNIQVVRTQEKEQIKSLNNRFASFIDKVRFLEQQNKMLETKWNLLQGQTTTRSNIDAMFEAYISNLRRQLDSLGNDKMKLEADLHNMQGLVEDFKNKYEDEINKRTECENDFVLIKKDVDEAYMNKVELEAKLESLTDEINFLRQIYEEEIRELQSQIKDTSVVVEMDNSRNLDMDSIVAEVRAQYEDIANRSRAEAETWYKSKYEEMQTSASKYGDDLRSTKTEIADLNRMIQRLQSEIDAVKGQRANLENQIAEAEERGEMAVRDAKLRIKDLEEALQRAKQDMARQIREYQDLMNVKLALDIEIATYRKLLEGEEDRLATGIQSINISKQSSSYSSFPMESASSGFSNYSSGYSSRYGGGGYSSGGGYSSGGGYSSGGGYSSGSGYGDSGITQSKKSVVIKMIETKDGKVVSESSEVVQD; via the exons ATGTCCTACAATAAAACCACCTACAAAGTCACGTCGTCCTCCTCGGGGACGGCGCCCCGCAGCTTCAGCAGCCGCTCCTACGCCGGCCCCAGCCAGGCCAGGCAGAGCTACAGCGTGCGCAGCTCCTACGGCGCCGGCGGTGGCATGGGTATGGGCATGGGCATGGGCGGCGGAATGGGTGGAGGCGGCTACATCTCCAGCTCCTCTTCTTACGGCCTGGGCTCCAGCATGGGGGGCATGGGGATGGGCATGGGCATGGGCAtgggtggaggtgctgtggCCCCCATCACAGCTGTCCAGGTGAACAAGAGCCTTCTGGCACCCCTCAACCTGGAGATCGACCCCAACATCCAGGTCGTCCGCACCCAGGAGAAAGAGCAGATCAAGTCCCTCAACAACCGCTTTGCCTCCTTCATCGACAAG GTCCGCTTCCTGGAACAGCAGAACAAGATGCTGGAGACCAAATGGAACCTGCTGCAGGGTCAGACCACCACCCGCTCCAACATCGACGCCATGTTCGAGGCCTACATCTCCAACCTACGCAGACAGCTCGACAGCCTGGGCAACGACAAGATGAAGCTGGAGGCTGATCTCCACAACATGCAaggcctggtggaggacttcaAGAACAA GTATGAAGATGAAATCAACAAGCGCACAGAATGTGAGAATGACTTTGTTCTCATCAAGAAG GATGTCGATGAGGCTTACATGAACAAGGTGGAGCTTGAGGCCAAGCTGGAGAGCCTTACTGATGAAATCAACTTCCTGAGGCAGATTTATGAGgag GAGATCCGTGAGCTTCAGTCCCAGATCAAAGAcacttctgttgtggttgagaTGGATAACAGCCGTAACCTGGACATGGACTCCATCGTTGCTGAAGTGCGTGCCCAGTATGAAGATATTGCCAACCGCAGCCGGGCTGAGGCAGAGACGTGGTACAAATCCAAG TATGAGGAGATGCAGACATCTGCCAGCAAATATGGTGATGACCTCCGATCAACAAAGACAGAGATCGCTGACCTCAACCGCATGATCCAGAGGCTGCAGTCTGAGATTGATGCCGTCAAGGGACAG CGTGCCAACCTGGAGAACCAGATTGCAGAGGCTGAGGAGCGTGGCGAGATGGCTGTCAGAGACGCCAAGCTGCGCATCAAGGACCTGGAGGAGGCCCTCCAGAGAGCCAAGCAGGACATGGCCCGCCAGATCAGGGAGTACCAGGACCTGATGAACGTCAAACTTGCCCTCGACATCGAGATCGCCACCTACAGAAAACtgctggagggagaggaggacag GCTGGCAACTGGAATTCAGTCCATCAACATCTCTAAACAGAGCT CGAGCTACAGCTCATTCCCAATGGAGAGTGCTAGCAGTGGCTTCAGCAACTACTCCAGCGGATACTCAAGCAGATACGGCGGCGGTGGCTACAGCAGCGGTGGAGGCTACAGCAGCGGTGGCGGCTACAGCAGCGGTGGCGGCTACAGCTCTGGAAGTGGCTATGGCGACAGCGGGATTACCCAGAGCAAAAAGAGCGTCGTCATTAAAATGATCGAGACCAAGGACGGCAAAGTGGTGTCTGAATCCTCCGAGGTCGTCCAGGATTGA